The Peribacillus simplex genome contains a region encoding:
- the mntA gene encoding type VII toxin-antitoxin system MntA family adenylyltransferase antitoxin yields the protein MKTEMFQSIQKFLIDKIDPSFIFVFGSYAKNTAHRDSDIDVAFYSQDSSHITYELFLLAQELADILKIDVDLINLRTASTVLQAQIYTTGIVIYSKDDTLLKNQQMIALSMYAKLNEEREIILKKIKESGSIYGE from the coding sequence GAAAACAGAGATGTTTCAAAGTATCCAAAAGTTCCTAATAGACAAAATTGATCCTTCCTTTATCTTCGTATTTGGTTCTTACGCGAAGAACACTGCACATAGGGATAGTGACATCGATGTAGCGTTCTACAGTCAAGATTCATCACATATTACATATGAGTTATTTTTATTGGCACAGGAACTGGCAGATATCCTGAAAATAGATGTGGACCTGATTAATCTAAGGACAGCATCAACCGTTCTTCAGGCACAAATATACACAACCGGCATTGTGATTTATTCAAAAGATGACACACTTCTAAAAAACCAACAAATGATTGCTCTTAGCATGTATGCTAAATTGAATGAGGAACGGGAAATTATCTTAAAAAAAATAAAGGAAAGTGGGTCCATTTATGGAGAATGA
- the hepT gene encoding type VII toxin-antitoxin system HepT family RNase toxin encodes MENDVILNKISVIERCMNRVKVVYANNPESLKDYTKQDSIILNIQRACESSIDLAMHIVADQRLGLPQSSRDAFDMLKDHSVINEDIARRLKAMVGFRNIAVHDYQNINLDILEQIVVNHLSDFIAYTKQILNFQGTR; translated from the coding sequence ATGGAGAATGATGTGATTTTGAACAAGATCAGTGTAATCGAGCGTTGCATGAACCGAGTTAAGGTTGTATACGCGAATAATCCAGAAAGCCTAAAGGACTATACGAAACAAGATTCCATCATCCTTAATATACAACGTGCATGCGAATCCTCGATTGACCTGGCCATGCATATTGTAGCTGATCAAAGACTTGGGTTGCCTCAATCAAGCAGGGATGCTTTTGATATGCTGAAGGATCATTCGGTTATTAATGAAGATATAGCTAGGCGCTTAAAAGCTATGGTTGGATTTAGAAACATTGCTGTTCATGATTACCAAAACATTAATTTAGACATTTTAGAACAAATCGTAGTGAATCATCTCAGCGATTTCATTGCTTATACAAAACAAATCCTGAATTTCCAAGGTACCCGGTGA
- a CDS encoding VOC family protein, with protein MESKWPNEMKVAQIRVARPTDQLKKVVNFYCEGLGLKKIGSFEDHEGYDGIMIGLPDSSYHLEFTQHKDGSPCPAPTKDNLLVFYIPERKTIEEITNRLKGMGYEPVSPENPYWENSGVTIEDPDGWRIVLMNSPGIGN; from the coding sequence ATGGAAAGTAAATGGCCGAATGAAATGAAAGTAGCGCAAATCCGGGTTGCACGTCCTACTGATCAACTAAAAAAGGTTGTAAACTTCTATTGTGAAGGCTTAGGTTTGAAAAAAATCGGTTCTTTTGAAGATCATGAGGGATATGACGGCATCATGATCGGGCTTCCTGATTCCAGCTATCATCTGGAGTTTACCCAACATAAAGATGGCAGTCCTTGTCCTGCCCCAACAAAAGATAATCTGCTTGTCTTTTATATTCCTGAACGTAAAACCATTGAGGAAATCACGAATAGATTGAAAGGTATGGGCTATGAACCGGTTTCTCCGGAAAATCCATATTGGGAAAACTCGGGTGTTACCATTGAAGATCCGGATGGTTGGAGAATAGTTTTAATGAATTCGCCCGGAATAGGAAATTAA
- a CDS encoding SRPBCC family protein: MEKYSTTTLKMTRNFDIVPERVFDAWLNPQMMRKWLFTLEGTNKVAKNDPQVGGTWEIIDHRDGKDYRAIGEYLEMDPPNKLVFTFKMPQFSESVDTITVELKELQKGCEMTFSQNIIVPHEENWTESDIEKALGDYHDGSEHGWNLMFMGLKELVETGQVSYKG, translated from the coding sequence ATGGAAAAATACTCAACAACCACTTTAAAGATGACAAGAAATTTTGATATAGTGCCTGAAAGGGTTTTTGATGCATGGTTGAACCCTCAGATGATGAGAAAATGGTTGTTTACATTGGAAGGGACAAATAAGGTGGCAAAAAATGATCCTCAAGTGGGAGGCACTTGGGAAATTATTGATCATCGCGATGGAAAAGATTATCGGGCGATAGGGGAGTATCTTGAAATGGACCCTCCCAATAAATTAGTGTTCACTTTTAAAATGCCGCAGTTCAGTGAATCAGTAGATACAATTACAGTTGAGCTGAAAGAACTTCAAAAGGGCTGTGAAATGACATTTTCACAAAACATCATCGTTCCTCATGAAGAAAATTGGACAGAATCCGATATTGAAAAAGCTCTTGGAGACTATCATGATGGATCTGAACATGGCTGGAATTTAATGTTTATGGGACTGAAGGAATTGGTTGAAACTGGACAGGTCAGCTATAAAGGCTAA
- a CDS encoding Type 1 glutamine amidotransferase-like domain-containing protein, with protein sequence MASIRQAFSIMENVSIELLNEDLSDKEMKKSIKEHDILYFIGGRPERLIHVIEEKGLAPIIKDFQGLIIGYSAGSLALCNDCIITKDKDYPETIVIKGLGFVGFSVEVHYEVNIDADLIPLSNERKIYSIPNGSAIFSKNGEPFKVTNDIYSFQNMKKESCKGFDQFCFE encoded by the coding sequence ATGGCAAGTATCAGACAAGCTTTTTCAATAATGGAGAATGTAAGTATTGAATTATTAAACGAAGACCTTTCGGACAAAGAAATGAAAAAGTCCATAAAAGAACATGATATTCTTTACTTTATTGGTGGAAGGCCAGAAAGGTTGATCCATGTTATAGAAGAAAAAGGACTTGCCCCAATTATCAAAGACTTTCAAGGTTTAATCATTGGTTATAGTGCGGGTTCATTAGCTCTCTGCAATGATTGCATAATAACAAAAGATAAAGACTATCCAGAAACGATAGTGATCAAGGGCTTGGGATTTGTCGGGTTTAGCGTCGAGGTCCATTACGAGGTTAATATTGATGCAGATCTAATTCCCCTATCAAATGAACGAAAGATATATTCAATACCAAATGGAAGTGCAATTTTCTCCAAGAACGGGGAACCATTTAAAGTGACAAATGATATCTATTCCTTTCAAAATATGAAAAAGGAAAGTTGTAAAGGTTTCGATCAATTTTGCTTCGAATGA
- a CDS encoding macrolide family glycosyltransferase — protein sequence MARVLFINGGSEGHINPTLGVVQELISCGEEVVYFTIEAFRERIEKTGATVRTFDGEKFIKAFISGGRNYLLERINGLLRTADIVIPSVLEQIKGEHFDYIIHDSMFGCGHLLAKIFKLPAINSCTSFAQTKASFDKMLEQLSEGIPTRIYDDFQSLTARVKGKYDVEIHSPYEVFCNPAPLTIVYTTREFQPFGEAFDQTYKFVGPSISSRLKQDNFDLAAIKGKSPIYISLGTVFNRDVDFYKLCFEAFGYSNHTVVMSIGQQTPLIDLGEIPQNFIVKKYVPQTEVLKYTKLFITHGGMNSTNEGLYYGIPLIVIPQSADQPIIAGQVANIGAGIKLQMQSLTVNQLREAADHVLNDPSFHKTVSNIRESFQKSGGYHQAVDEIFEFKSQYDI from the coding sequence ATGGCACGTGTTTTATTTATTAATGGTGGATCAGAAGGACATATCAATCCAACTCTTGGAGTTGTGCAAGAGCTTATTTCGTGTGGAGAAGAGGTAGTGTACTTTACGATAGAAGCTTTTCGGGAGCGTATTGAGAAGACGGGAGCTACTGTACGAACATTTGACGGTGAAAAATTTATAAAAGCTTTTATCTCAGGTGGAAGAAATTATTTACTCGAAAGAATCAACGGTCTTTTACGTACGGCAGATATCGTCATACCCAGCGTTCTTGAACAGATCAAAGGAGAGCATTTTGATTACATCATCCACGATTCTATGTTTGGTTGTGGACATTTACTTGCCAAAATCTTTAAGCTTCCTGCAATCAATTCTTGTACTTCTTTTGCACAGACAAAAGCATCATTCGATAAAATGTTGGAACAGCTTTCTGAAGGAATCCCTACACGTATATACGATGATTTTCAAAGCCTGACGGCAAGGGTGAAGGGAAAATATGATGTGGAGATCCATTCTCCTTACGAAGTTTTTTGTAATCCTGCACCACTTACAATCGTTTATACAACTAGAGAGTTTCAACCTTTTGGAGAAGCATTCGACCAAACTTACAAATTTGTAGGTCCATCCATCTCTTCACGATTAAAACAGGATAACTTTGACCTTGCTGCTATCAAAGGAAAAAGTCCCATTTACATTTCCCTCGGGACAGTTTTTAACCGTGATGTTGATTTTTATAAGCTTTGTTTTGAAGCATTTGGATATAGCAATCACACGGTTGTAATGTCGATCGGTCAACAAACCCCACTTATTGATTTAGGAGAGATTCCCCAAAACTTCATTGTAAAAAAATATGTTCCACAAACGGAAGTGCTAAAATACACGAAGTTATTTATCACACATGGAGGAATGAATAGTACCAATGAGGGGCTCTACTACGGGATTCCGCTAATTGTAATCCCACAAAGCGCGGATCAGCCAATTATTGCAGGGCAAGTTGCCAATATTGGAGCAGGTATTAAATTACAAATGCAAAGCTTGACCGTAAATCAACTGCGTGAGGCCGCAGATCACGTGTTAAACGACCCATCTTTCCATAAAACTGTTTCAAATATAAGGGAATCCTTTCAAAAATCGGGTGGATATCACCAAGCTGTTGATGAGATTTTTGAATTTAAAAGTCAATATGATATCTAA
- a CDS encoding LysR family transcriptional regulator — MDLHSLKIFQSVAKMGSISQAARELQYAQSNITMKIQQLESDLQTTLFYRHNRGTALTDKGSMLLTYTEKIFDLIEETKSMMNDDQTPRGPLTIGSMETTAAVRLPVLFSKYHKDFPEVDLTLKTGSTEQNIQAVLQNELDGAFVAGPINHPDLIQKEVFEEELILITDTIHPPISSIEDIQTRTLLVFHAGCAYREKFELWLKQEKMIPNKIMEFGTIDGIIGCVAAGLGISMLPQSVIAKHEHDGLRQHSIPNLCGKVKTVFIYRKDKYAPASLIKFINMLSDEEELLENKRFI, encoded by the coding sequence TTGGATTTGCATTCATTAAAAATTTTCCAGAGTGTTGCTAAGATGGGGAGTATTTCTCAAGCAGCGAGGGAACTTCAATATGCACAGTCAAATATCACGATGAAAATACAGCAGCTGGAATCGGATCTTCAAACAACTCTTTTTTATAGACATAATCGTGGCACTGCATTAACGGACAAAGGAAGCATGTTGCTAACATATACAGAAAAAATATTCGATCTTATAGAAGAAACCAAAAGTATGATGAATGATGATCAAACACCTAGAGGTCCGTTAACGATTGGTTCAATGGAAACGACCGCAGCAGTTCGCTTACCAGTCTTGTTTTCAAAGTATCATAAAGATTTTCCAGAGGTCGATTTAACTTTAAAAACAGGCTCCACTGAACAAAATATTCAAGCTGTGCTACAGAATGAATTGGATGGAGCATTTGTGGCTGGACCCATTAATCACCCTGATCTCATTCAGAAAGAAGTGTTCGAAGAGGAACTAATTCTCATTACAGATACAATTCATCCTCCTATATCATCTATCGAAGATATTCAAACAAGGACACTGCTTGTATTTCATGCAGGATGTGCTTATCGGGAAAAGTTTGAACTATGGTTAAAACAAGAGAAGATGATACCCAATAAGATAATGGAATTTGGCACTATAGATGGGATCATCGGTTGTGTCGCAGCTGGTCTAGGAATAAGTATGCTTCCACAAAGTGTTATTGCAAAACATGAACATGACGGCCTTAGACAACATTCAATTCCGAATCTATGCGGAAAAGTCAAAACAGTATTCATTTATCGAAAAGATAAGTATGCACCTGCGTCTTTAATAAAATTTATCAATATGTTAAGTGATGAGGAGGAATTGTTAGAAAATAAAAGGTTCATTTAA
- a CDS encoding tautomerase family protein, with protein MPLLRFDLVEGRSEETLKKLLDSAHHAMVEAFQVPESDRYQIVHQHPPHELMIEDTGLGFKRSRDLVIISIVSKKRTVKQKETLYSLLAHKLESDCGISPQDLMVSITENSDADWSFGGGEAQFLTGSL; from the coding sequence ATGCCATTATTACGTTTTGATTTGGTAGAAGGAAGAAGCGAAGAAACGTTAAAAAAATTATTGGATTCGGCTCACCATGCGATGGTGGAAGCTTTCCAAGTGCCTGAAAGCGATCGTTATCAAATCGTTCATCAGCACCCGCCGCATGAACTAATGATCGAGGATACCGGACTGGGGTTTAAAAGAAGCAGAGACCTAGTGATCATCAGTATTGTAAGTAAAAAAAGAACGGTAAAACAGAAAGAAACCTTATACTCACTTCTTGCTCATAAACTTGAATCGGACTGTGGGATTTCTCCACAGGACTTGATGGTCTCCATAACGGAAAACAGCGATGCTGACTGGAGTTTTGGAGGAGGGGAAGCACAGTTTCTAACAGGTTCATTATAG
- a CDS encoding YbfB/YjiJ family MFS transporter codes for MKNQSYLFLIGGISSLIIAMGIGRFAYTPILPLMQKELSLSNTVAGYLASSNYAGYLLGAILAGAIPFKKYRTSLLRISLIISILTTALMGLSYSPLLWTGLRFLSGFASAFVLVSASGIVLDKLATIRKTSWSGVFYGGVGMGIFLSSLMIPSLNHVFRWEGTWIGLAVVSGLLAIFVWIWLDDPPNVVEKKDKQDMIVKVPPAKWLIWLIIAYGLEGLGYIVTGTFIVSIAEKTSYFHNGATLVWMMVGLAAIPSCLIWSLLAKKWGFIKSLVLAMALQSLGIAMPAFWMSKTSFVISALLFGATFMGITTLATTLGREMNPSDSNRTIGMLTAIYAIGQLIGPTLAGVLSSLTHDFNAAFIGAASAVFFGAILLSSGIHFEISPNVHPSNIKKTEEN; via the coding sequence TTGAAGAATCAATCTTACCTTTTTTTAATAGGGGGAATATCTTCTTTAATCATTGCTATGGGGATTGGAAGATTTGCATATACTCCCATTCTTCCCCTTATGCAAAAAGAACTTTCTTTATCAAATACAGTTGCTGGTTATCTAGCATCAAGTAATTACGCAGGATATTTGCTTGGAGCAATTTTAGCAGGTGCCATTCCTTTTAAGAAGTATAGAACCAGTTTGTTAAGAATAAGTCTGATCATCAGTATCTTAACCACTGCCCTGATGGGTCTCTCATACTCTCCTTTACTTTGGACTGGACTTCGCTTTCTATCAGGGTTTGCCAGTGCCTTTGTGTTGGTCTCAGCCTCCGGTATCGTGTTAGATAAACTTGCAACTATAAGAAAAACCAGTTGGTCGGGGGTTTTTTATGGGGGAGTAGGTATGGGAATCTTTTTATCCAGTCTAATGATTCCGAGTTTAAACCACGTATTTCGGTGGGAAGGAACATGGATAGGGCTAGCTGTTGTGAGTGGACTTCTTGCTATCTTTGTTTGGATCTGGCTCGATGATCCCCCTAACGTTGTCGAAAAGAAAGATAAACAAGATATGATTGTAAAAGTGCCCCCCGCTAAATGGCTTATATGGTTGATTATTGCGTATGGTTTAGAAGGATTAGGTTACATTGTTACAGGAACGTTTATCGTATCCATCGCTGAAAAGACCTCATACTTTCATAATGGTGCTACCTTAGTTTGGATGATGGTGGGATTGGCCGCGATTCCATCCTGTCTCATCTGGTCTTTACTAGCTAAAAAATGGGGATTCATTAAATCTTTAGTGCTTGCAATGGCTCTGCAATCCTTGGGTATTGCGATGCCAGCCTTTTGGATGTCAAAAACAAGTTTTGTCATAAGTGCTTTATTATTTGGAGCTACGTTTATGGGTATCACCACCCTGGCTACAACATTGGGACGGGAAATGAATCCATCTGATAGCAATCGGACCATTGGCATGCTTACCGCTATTTATGCTATTGGACAGTTGATAGGACCAACCCTCGCTGGGGTTTTATCCTCACTCACACATGATTTCAATGCTGCTTTTATTGGCGCAGCAAGTGCTGTCTTCTTTGGGGCAATTTTACTTTCAAGCGGGATTCATTTCGAGATCAGCCCTAACGTTCATCCATCCAATATAAAAAAAACAGAAGAGAATTAA
- a CDS encoding NAD(P)H-dependent flavin oxidoreductase has translation MLNNGMMKHLKIKNPIIQAPMAGGITTSDLVAEVSNAGGLGMIGAGYQTPIQTREQIREIKQLTPNPFGINLFVPNEFNVTPEAFQSANQLLHTIRKQLHLEQTDSFDIPEYKKIHESFIEQVQVVIEENVSICSFTFGIPPKEVMDKLKQHNITLIGTATTVREAVENEKAGMDMVVMQGSEAGGHRGNFIDGHQESLVGLMSLIPQVVDNVSIPVIAAGGIMDGRGLMASLFLGAQGVQMGTAFLTCIESGAHKVYKEAILNADEDQTTFTRAFSGKWARGIKNKFIADMLEHELLVPDFPVQNLLTQVIRKTSSGQNNQDFMSLWSGQSPRLAKSQTVERLMKDIMSEAKMLRQQLTAL, from the coding sequence ATGTTGAATAATGGAATGATGAAGCATTTGAAGATTAAGAATCCGATTATACAAGCTCCTATGGCTGGCGGGATCACCACTTCCGATTTAGTGGCCGAGGTGTCCAATGCTGGGGGACTTGGAATGATCGGGGCAGGCTATCAGACACCCATACAAACGAGAGAGCAAATTAGAGAAATCAAGCAGTTAACGCCAAACCCTTTTGGCATCAATCTATTCGTGCCAAACGAATTTAACGTAACGCCTGAAGCGTTCCAATCAGCCAACCAGCTTTTACACACCATTCGTAAGCAATTACATTTAGAACAAACAGACAGCTTTGACATTCCTGAGTATAAAAAAATTCATGAAAGCTTCATTGAACAAGTTCAGGTTGTCATTGAAGAGAATGTATCCATTTGTTCCTTTACATTTGGTATTCCTCCTAAGGAAGTGATGGATAAATTAAAACAGCATAACATCACTCTTATAGGAACAGCTACAACGGTTAGGGAAGCCGTTGAAAATGAAAAGGCGGGAATGGATATGGTTGTTATGCAAGGCAGTGAAGCTGGCGGGCATCGCGGGAACTTTATTGATGGTCATCAGGAGAGCCTGGTAGGTTTAATGTCACTTATTCCGCAGGTTGTTGACAATGTAAGCATACCCGTTATTGCTGCAGGAGGAATTATGGATGGAAGAGGATTAATGGCTTCACTCTTCTTAGGGGCACAAGGTGTACAAATGGGCACAGCTTTCTTGACTTGTATAGAAAGTGGGGCACACAAGGTATATAAAGAAGCCATTTTGAATGCTGATGAAGACCAGACAACCTTTACTCGTGCCTTTTCTGGTAAATGGGCAAGAGGTATTAAAAACAAATTTATTGCAGATATGCTGGAGCATGAATTGCTTGTACCCGATTTCCCTGTTCAAAACCTATTAACTCAAGTAATTAGAAAAACGAGCAGTGGACAAAATAATCAAGATTTCATGTCCCTCTGGTCTGGACAAAGTCCAAGATTAGCCAAAAGTCAAACCGTTGAAAGATTAATGAAAGATATTATGTCTGAAGCTAAAATGTTGAGGCAGCAGCTCACTGCACTTTAA
- a CDS encoding aspartyl-phosphate phosphatase Spo0E family protein produces METSALKYGLCDSRTIEYSQELDLLLNKIMKN; encoded by the coding sequence ATGGAGACATCAGCATTAAAGTATGGCCTGTGTGATTCAAGAACGATTGAATATAGCCAGGAATTAGATCTATTACTTAATAAAATTATGAAAAATTAG
- a CDS encoding thioredoxin family protein encodes MKEIKTKQEFEEAILSTRPVMAKFYAEYCPDCQHTDLFMPILEEAYREKVDMIAVNREHFPEVLEKLDVYGIPSFIAFKEGKELNRFVSKVGKSQEEVEQFLNQIVEASGKLG; translated from the coding sequence ATGAAAGAGATTAAAACAAAACAAGAGTTTGAAGAGGCGATTTTATCAACAAGACCAGTTATGGCCAAATTCTATGCCGAATATTGCCCAGACTGTCAGCATACCGATTTATTTATGCCCATCTTGGAAGAAGCGTATAGAGAAAAAGTAGATATGATTGCAGTAAATCGTGAACATTTTCCAGAGGTATTGGAGAAGCTGGATGTGTACGGAATCCCAAGCTTTATTGCTTTTAAAGAAGGGAAGGAACTGAACCGGTTTGTAAGTAAAGTTGGAAAAAGTCAGGAAGAGGTTGAACAGTTTCTTAATCAAATTGTAGAGGCAAGTGGAAAACTAGGATAG
- the trxB gene encoding thioredoxin-disulfide reductase, whose translation MYKAVILGTGPAGLTAAIYLARANISPLVIEGPEPGGQLTLTTDVENFPGFPEGIMGRELMQNMRKQAEFFGAKFKRGWVKKVDFSNNPFTLTVEGVGELKTQSLIISTGASAKLLEIPGERENIGRGVSTCATCDGFFFRGKKIIVVGGGDSAMEEANFLTKFASEVRVVHRRKELRASQIMQDRAKKNPKITWSLNSIPEEVIAGDRHVTGLKVKNSETGKEEILEADGIFIAIGHKPNTAFLNNQIKTDDIGYIMVNPGTTETNIPGVFACGDVQDHKYRQAITAAGSGCMAALDCEKYLDASELCSGNNQSINENQIWGGF comes from the coding sequence ATGTATAAAGCCGTTATTCTAGGGACTGGACCTGCTGGGTTAACCGCAGCAATCTATTTAGCACGTGCTAACATAAGTCCTTTGGTCATTGAAGGGCCTGAACCAGGGGGGCAATTGACATTGACAACAGATGTCGAGAATTTTCCTGGATTTCCTGAAGGGATTATGGGACGAGAGTTGATGCAGAACATGCGAAAGCAAGCTGAGTTTTTTGGAGCAAAGTTTAAAAGAGGCTGGGTTAAAAAAGTCGACTTTTCCAATAACCCTTTTACCTTAACGGTGGAAGGAGTAGGGGAGCTTAAAACGCAATCTTTAATCATTTCAACGGGAGCTTCAGCGAAACTTTTGGAGATTCCAGGGGAAAGAGAAAATATTGGGCGTGGGGTAAGCACCTGTGCAACATGCGATGGATTTTTCTTTAGAGGAAAGAAAATTATCGTTGTCGGGGGCGGAGATTCTGCTATGGAGGAGGCAAATTTTTTAACGAAGTTTGCTTCGGAGGTTCGGGTTGTCCACCGCAGAAAGGAGCTTCGCGCTTCCCAAATTATGCAAGACCGTGCCAAAAAGAATCCAAAAATTACGTGGAGCTTAAATTCCATTCCTGAAGAAGTGATCGCAGGGGATCGACATGTTACTGGCTTGAAAGTAAAAAACAGCGAAACAGGAAAAGAGGAAATTCTGGAAGCTGATGGTATTTTCATTGCCATTGGGCACAAACCGAACACAGCATTTTTAAACAATCAAATCAAAACGGACGATATCGGATATATCATGGTGAATCCTGGTACAACCGAAACGAATATCCCAGGTGTATTTGCCTGCGGGGATGTTCAAGATCATAAATACCGCCAAGCCATTACGGCTGCGGGAAGTGGTTGTATGGCTGCTCTGGATTGCGAAAAATATCTTGATGCAAGTGAATTATGTAGTGGAAACAATCAATCTATCAATGAGAACCAAATATGGGGAGGATTTTAA
- a CDS encoding cysteine dioxygenase family protein — translation MDHTNEYDFKNFVQDMTVMVERSQNDNECVVEAEKLVGKLIQSRSWLPSEKRRPSEEGYSRHLLYCDPEDRFEVIALVWKPGQKTTLHDHDDTWGAEGVVAGKVKVTNYIRLEELSGGNIVKLQHTDTIIVNEQNTGKLLPPADCHILEGVGNKPAITIHVYGKQLRKFRVFTPLDEEGLYLAKEKRVEYSPALAFNPPFEI, via the coding sequence ATGGATCACACGAATGAATATGATTTCAAAAATTTTGTTCAAGATATGACGGTTATGGTGGAACGGAGTCAGAATGATAACGAATGTGTTGTGGAAGCAGAAAAGTTGGTTGGTAAATTAATTCAATCCCGATCATGGCTTCCTTCTGAGAAAAGAAGACCAAGTGAGGAAGGGTACTCGCGGCATCTGTTGTATTGTGACCCAGAGGATCGTTTCGAAGTGATCGCGCTAGTCTGGAAGCCCGGCCAGAAGACCACTCTTCATGATCACGATGATACATGGGGAGCAGAAGGAGTTGTCGCGGGTAAGGTTAAAGTGACTAATTATATACGATTAGAGGAATTATCTGGAGGCAATATTGTTAAGTTACAGCATACTGATACCATCATTGTAAACGAGCAGAATACAGGAAAGCTACTGCCTCCAGCAGACTGTCATATCTTGGAGGGGGTAGGTAATAAACCAGCTATCACGATCCATGTTTATGGAAAGCAATTGAGAAAATTTCGGGTATTCACCCCTTTAGACGAAGAGGGGCTATATCTTGCAAAAGAAAAGCGGGTTGAATACTCCCCTGCTTTGGCTTTTAATCCACCGTTTGAAATTTGA
- a CDS encoding amino acid ABC transporter ATP-binding protein, translated as MIEMKNLHKQFGQTEVLKGIDLKIEEGNTVCIIGPSGSGKTTLLRCLNLLETPTEGTIKLGRFSLDFQDKKPVPKDKVIKFRQQTGMVFQGYNLFPHMTALENVMEGLVYVRKQDKEASRTKALQLLKKVGLSERANHYPSQLSGGQQQRVGIARAMAMEPEVLLFDEPTSALDPELVGEVLKVMKELAKEGMTMVVVTHEMNFAREAADKVVFIDKGVIVEEGTPQQIFEQTGHERTLQFLNRLCS; from the coding sequence ATGATTGAAATGAAGAACCTGCATAAACAATTTGGACAAACAGAGGTTTTAAAGGGAATCGATCTAAAAATTGAGGAAGGCAATACAGTTTGTATTATTGGGCCATCGGGTTCAGGGAAAACAACCTTGTTACGTTGCCTGAATTTATTGGAAACGCCTACAGAAGGGACCATTAAGCTTGGAAGGTTTTCTTTGGATTTTCAGGATAAAAAACCAGTTCCAAAAGATAAGGTAATTAAGTTCCGTCAACAAACGGGTATGGTTTTCCAAGGTTACAATTTGTTCCCTCATATGACTGCACTTGAAAATGTTATGGAAGGTCTTGTTTACGTTCGTAAACAAGACAAGGAAGCCTCTCGTACGAAGGCTCTTCAATTGCTGAAAAAGGTAGGATTATCGGAACGGGCGAACCACTATCCATCCCAGCTATCCGGTGGACAACAACAACGTGTAGGAATTGCACGGGCGATGGCTATGGAACCTGAAGTTCTGCTTTTTGATGAACCTACTTCCGCGTTAGATCCTGAATTAGTTGGTGAGGTTCTAAAGGTCATGAAAGAACTTGCTAAAGAGGGAATGACCATGGTTGTAGTGACACATGAAATGAATTTTGCGCGTGAAGCAGCGGATAAAGTCGTATTTATTGATAAAGGTGTAATTGTTGAAGAAGGAACACCGCAACAAATTTTTGAACAAACAGGGCATGAACGGACATTACAATTTTTAAATAGACTTTGTTCATAG